A single Triticum dicoccoides isolate Atlit2015 ecotype Zavitan chromosome 2A, WEW_v2.0, whole genome shotgun sequence DNA region contains:
- the LOC119354702 gene encoding serine/arginine-rich splicing factor 4, with amino-acid sequence MKSKSAKKAADEDEAKSKKIRSSRGKRRSVRHSRSRSPSPDGSSSSSPPRKRSKKPTKKIVDKRSKKSKGSGSRRGRRRSLSPSRSPSGSPSSVSRSHPRRSHHSISSSSASDSERSVSPLPKSHSKDPRKKKGRGRDKDRKRRRVRRSRSYSSSPARSGSSRSRSRSRSKSKSRKRRADGTRHDASRDRVVQDYDNCQDPQNEKRSVEDVYSDEDAVADDYEKNVELKEMESPPSKDAHEPGEILPVNCESPEVEEDLELILRQKALENFRKFKGAMAMVGKTENNGTGKEVLTDSPQNTVTKFPEARSAVAPFQRQGSNLGVGHSTRSPEFEDFENGRSPWKQETTHRDRSPGILEAGDTCGPTQQLGSGLEEIRSTSHITSHDGRNGGSVMQRLGSTPASSGIIKQRLGISSVVSPVQARPRVRSVVSIPSREGLDDSTFTTIPTACENPASVESSSEVRHFPAEINKLEGIDGDDRKIGEASVPESSVLSTDAGKSQAAGTEDKDASQFEKRTFSRMHDGETVQVSYKVYIPATSPRLARRKLQR; translated from the exons ATGAAGAGCAAATCCGCCAAGAAGGCCGCCGACGAG GATGAGGCCAAGTCCAAGAAGATCCGATCCTCGCGCGGCAAGCGTCGGAGTGTCCgccacagccgcagccgctcccctTCCCCCGACGGCTCCAGCTCCAGTTCCCCACCCCGCAAGCGCTCCAAGAAGCCCACCAAGAAGATTGTTGACAAGAGGAGCAAAAAGAGCAAGGGCAGTGGCAGCCGCCGCGGACGCCGCCGCAGCCTGAGTCCAAGCCGTAGCCCCAGCGGTAGCCCTTCCTCGGTGTCCAGGAGTCACCCCCGCCGCAGCCACCATAGCATTAGCAGCAGCAGTGCCTCAGACTCTGAGAGGTCAGTGAGCCCACTGCCCAAGAGCCACTCCAAAGATCCTAGGAagaagaaaggaagggggagggacAAGGATCGAAAGAGGAGGCGTGTACGGAGATCAAGGAGCTACTCGAGCAGTCCAGCCAGGAGTGGCAGTAgccggagcaggagcaggagcaggagcaagAGCAAAAGTAGGAAGCGGAGGGCGGACGGCACGAGACATGATGCAAGTAGGGACAGGGTTGTACAGGACTATGACAACTGCCAGGATCCGCAGAATGAGAAGAGATCTGTTGAGGATGTTTATAGCGATGAGGACGCGGTTGCTGACGATTATGAGAAGAATGTGGAGCTGAAGGAGATGGAAAGCCCACCTTCCAAGGATGCTCATGAACCGGGTGAGATCTTACCTGTTAATTGTGAAAGCCCAGAGGTTGAGGAGGATTTGGAGCTCATTCTCAGGCAGAAAGCTCTTGAGAACTTCAGGAAGTTTAAGGGAGCCATGGCCATGGTAGGCAAGACAGAAAACAATGGTACAGGGAAGGAAGTACTAACAGATAGCCCCCAGAATACTGTCACAAAATTTCCTGAAGCAAGGTCTGCTGTTGCCCCTTTTCAGAGGCAGGGAAGCAATCTTGGAGTTGGCCACTCTACTCGATCACCTGAATTTGAAGATTTTGAGAACGGTAGAAGTCCTTGGAAGCAGGAAACGACTCACAGGGATAGATCACCTGGAATACTCGAGGCTGGTGATACTTGTGGTCCTACTCAACAGCTGGGAAGCGGACTAGAAGAGATACGTTCAACTTCTCATATCACTTCACATGATGGTAGGAATGGTGGTAGTGTAATGCAAAGGTTGGGAAGCACCCCGGCGAGTTCTGGTATTATAAAGCAAAGGTTAGGCATCAGCTCAGTGGTGAGTCCTGTGCAAGCAAGACCCAGAGTTAGATCAGTTGTGAGTATACCCTCCAGGGAAGGGCTTGATGACAGTACATTTACAACAATCCCTACAGCTTGTGAGAATCCTGCCTCTGTCGAAAGCAGTAGTGAAGTAAGACATTTTCCTGCTGAAATAAACAAGCTTGAAGGAATCGATGGAGATGATAGAAAGATTGGTGAAGCTTCAGTTCCTGAGAGCTCTGTTTTGTCGACTGACGCGGGCAAGAGCCAGGCAGCAGGGACCGAGGACAAAGATGCGTCTCAGTTTGAGAAGAGGACTTTCTCTAGGATGCATGATGGAGAGACAGTGCAG GTCAGCTACAAAGTCTACATACCAGCGACAAGCCCGCGACTTGCAAGGAGGAAGCTCCAGCGCTGA